Proteins co-encoded in one Taeniopygia guttata chromosome 4, bTaeGut7.mat, whole genome shotgun sequence genomic window:
- the MRPL1 gene encoding large ribosomal subunit protein uL1m isoform X1, with product MAAPSARCLWRALSPRCGWILPGLEQRLAVPAVVNSVTSRPYAAAAAKAAKKDDKRSRQEKVKEKEKEKPRPRRRPLMSKPVDDVYLTWLYRRPSYGLEQAVAMLKRFQELDFTHPKQFVYINVFLDMALQKKKKVEPFSNGVSLPHRFTDEVNKVLVFTENEQEAEVAREHGAAIVGGVELIKWILEDEIQADFYVAVPAIIPKLIPLRNKLKKKYPSTRKNSLGSDIPKMVQFFRECHQYTVEDESVIKTRIARLDMPTEHIIANLKAIIHDICTFKPSNLDPIVQRLVIRSSTSEGLQLNLDGILPQVEKVEEKEEENAGDEDQQKPAQESVST from the exons ATGGCGGCGCCCAGCGCCCGCTGTCTGTGGCGAG CGCTGTCCCCGCGGTGCGGCTGGATCCTCCCCGGGCTGGAGCAGCGCCTCGCCGTCCCCGCCGTGGTGAACTCCGTGACTTCCCGGCCCTACGCGGCGGCAGCAGCCAA AGCTGCCAAAAAGGATGACaagaggagcaggcaggagaaggtgaaggagaaggagaaggagaagcccCGCCCTCGGAGGCGGCCGCTGATGAGCAAGCCCGTGGACGACGTGTACCTGACATGGCTCTACAGGAGACCCTCCTACGGGCTGGAACAGGCCGTGGCCATGCTCAAGAGgttccaggagctggacttcaCCCACCCCAAGCAGTTTGTGTACATCAATGTGTTCCTGGACATGGCGCTGCAGAAGAAG AAAAAAGTGGAGCCTTTTTCCAATGGTGTCTCTCTTCCCCATCGCTTTACGGATGAGGTGAACAAGGTTTTGGTGTTCACAGAG AATGAGCAAGAAGCTGAGGTAGCTCGGGAGCACGGGGCTGCCATCGTGGGAGGAGTTGAATTAATCAAATGg ATCCTGGAGGATGAAATCCAGGCTGATTTCTACGTGGCTGTCCCTGCCATAATACCCAAGTTAATCCCCCTGAGGAACAAACTGAAGAAGAAGTACCCCAGCACCAGGAAAA attccctgggcagtgacATTCCCAAAATGGTGCAGTTCTTCAGAGAATGCCACCAGTACACAGTAGAGGATGAGAGTGTCATCAAGACAAGAATAGCCAGA CTGGATATGCCCACTGAGCACATAATTGCCAACCTGAAAGCAATTATCCATGATATCTGCACCTTCAAGCCGTCCAATTTGG ATCCCATTGTGCAGAGGTTGGTTATCAGATCCTCCACCAGCGAAGGTTTGCAGCTGAACCTCGATGGAATCCTACCTCAGGTGGAgaaagtagaagaaaaagaggaagaaaatgcagGTGATGAGGATCAACAAAAACCTGCCCAAGAATCTGTTAGTACCTGA
- the LOC140684015 gene encoding uncharacterized protein, with protein sequence MAAGPLPPALTCMRRGGAAGPAAARRGGRTRHAGGGPRAAGTEPRGPGGGGGEEEEEEEGEEEEEERPPGRAGRRNGGGRGRRRRAVPGPRRGERGTRGAVPALTNGPGSSGRGRKEPPGRLYPLLFPSFCPSGLQARTRLSPRCGGRRTSPPKDPRRTAEIWVCGYLLGVCHLCFSSSRQWGFIGAQVSVARILVGSRSRKAQLPELMLDPRSSLMAGERERPQRWSGECW encoded by the exons atggcggcggggccgctcccgcccgctcTCACCTGCAtgcggcgcggcggggcggcggggccggcggcggcgcggcggggcgggcgcacACGACATGCGGGCGGCGGCCCGCGGGCAGCGGGGACGGAgccgcggggcccgggcggcggcggcggcgaggaagaggaggaggaggaaggagaagaggaggaggaggagcggcCACCGGGGCGCGCAGGGCGGAGGAACGGGGGCGGGCGCGGGAGGCGACggcgggcggtgccggggccgcggcggggggAGCGCGGCACTCGCGGGGCCGTGCCAGCGCTCACGAACGGGCCCGGCAGCTCCGGCAGGGGCAGGAAAGAACCCCCCGGCCGCCTTTaccccctccttttcccctccttttgcCCCTCGGGTTTACAGGCGAGGACGCGGCTGTCACCGCGCTGCGGTGGGAGAAGGACGAGTCCGCCTAAGGATCCGCGGCGAACAGCGGAGATTTGGGTGTGCGGGTATTTGCTCGGTGTCTGCCACCTTTGTTTCTCCTCCTCTAGGCAGTGGGGTTTTATTGGCGCCCAAGTGTCGGTGGCACGGATCCTTGTGGGCAGCCGGAGTAGGAAAGcgcag ctgcctgagctGATGCTGGACCCAAGGAGTTCATTGATGGCCGGAGAGCGGGAAAGGCCTCAGCGATGGAGCGGGGAGTGTTGGTAG
- the MRPL1 gene encoding large ribosomal subunit protein uL1m isoform X2: MAAPSARCLWRALSPRCGWILPGLEQRLAVPAVVNSVTSRPYAAAAAKAAKKDDKRSRQEKVKEKEKEKPRPRRRPLMSKPVDDVYLTWLYRRPSYGLEQAVAMLKRFQELDFTHPKQFVYINVFLDMALQKKNEQEAEVAREHGAAIVGGVELIKWILEDEIQADFYVAVPAIIPKLIPLRNKLKKKYPSTRKNSLGSDIPKMVQFFRECHQYTVEDESVIKTRIARLDMPTEHIIANLKAIIHDICTFKPSNLDPIVQRLVIRSSTSEGLQLNLDGILPQVEKVEEKEEENAGDEDQQKPAQESVST, translated from the exons ATGGCGGCGCCCAGCGCCCGCTGTCTGTGGCGAG CGCTGTCCCCGCGGTGCGGCTGGATCCTCCCCGGGCTGGAGCAGCGCCTCGCCGTCCCCGCCGTGGTGAACTCCGTGACTTCCCGGCCCTACGCGGCGGCAGCAGCCAA AGCTGCCAAAAAGGATGACaagaggagcaggcaggagaaggtgaaggagaaggagaaggagaagcccCGCCCTCGGAGGCGGCCGCTGATGAGCAAGCCCGTGGACGACGTGTACCTGACATGGCTCTACAGGAGACCCTCCTACGGGCTGGAACAGGCCGTGGCCATGCTCAAGAGgttccaggagctggacttcaCCCACCCCAAGCAGTTTGTGTACATCAATGTGTTCCTGGACATGGCGCTGCAGAAGAAG AATGAGCAAGAAGCTGAGGTAGCTCGGGAGCACGGGGCTGCCATCGTGGGAGGAGTTGAATTAATCAAATGg ATCCTGGAGGATGAAATCCAGGCTGATTTCTACGTGGCTGTCCCTGCCATAATACCCAAGTTAATCCCCCTGAGGAACAAACTGAAGAAGAAGTACCCCAGCACCAGGAAAA attccctgggcagtgacATTCCCAAAATGGTGCAGTTCTTCAGAGAATGCCACCAGTACACAGTAGAGGATGAGAGTGTCATCAAGACAAGAATAGCCAGA CTGGATATGCCCACTGAGCACATAATTGCCAACCTGAAAGCAATTATCCATGATATCTGCACCTTCAAGCCGTCCAATTTGG ATCCCATTGTGCAGAGGTTGGTTATCAGATCCTCCACCAGCGAAGGTTTGCAGCTGAACCTCGATGGAATCCTACCTCAGGTGGAgaaagtagaagaaaaagaggaagaaaatgcagGTGATGAGGATCAACAAAAACCTGCCCAAGAATCTGTTAGTACCTGA